ATGCGTCCTTCAGCCATGAGATCACCGGGGGCTGGGCGATGCATGAAATTGATATTAAAATTGGTGGTGACAGCCAGCTTGACCTTGCCAATGGCGGAAAGTACGACGGCATACATACAGGCATCGGCCAAGGCCATCATGGTGGGGCCGGAAACGGTTCCACCGGGGCGCAACATATTGTCGTTAAAAGGCAGGCGCAAGGTTGCTTCCCCGTCCCCAATGACATCGGTCGTCATGGCAATGTCTTTCGCCCAGGGGAGTTCTGTTGCGATAATATGATCGAAATCCGTTTTTGTGATTTTTGCCATACCTGTCTCTCTTTTAATTTTGTATACTTTGATAAAGATCGTATATGACGTTTACGTAAACGTCAATTTTATATATGGTGTTGCAAGCCAATCAAACAGGGAGTTTACAATATAATGACTGCGATGACAGAAGCTCAAACAGAACAGCTGGTAACACGTTGTGATGAAAATGGGGTTGCAACCCTTACATTAAATCGTCCGAAAAAATTCAACGCTCTTTCCATGGCCGTTCTGGAGGCATTGCTGGAGGAGCTCACCCGTGTGGGCGAAGATAAATCCGTGCGGTGTGTGGTCTTGGCAGGTGAGGGGAAAGCCTTTTGTGCAGGTCATGATTTGAAAGAAATGCGCGAAGAAACCACACGTATTGCGATGCAGGCTTTATTTGGCAAATGTTCAGAAGTCATGATGAAGATTACCTCCATTCCGCAGCCGGTTATTGCCCGTATTCATGGAATTGCCACAGCCGCCGGGTGCCAGCTGGTCGCAACGTGTGATTTGGCAATCGCAGTGGAAGAGGCACGTTTTGCCACATCGGGTATTAATGTCGGCCTGTTCTGTTCCACCCCGATGGTGGCCTTGACCCGTAATATGCCGACCAAGCAAGCCTTTGAAATGCTGGTGACGGGCGATTTCATTGATGCGCAAACCGCCCTTCAATATGGTTTGATCAACAAGGTGGTGCCCGCAGATCAATTGGACAAGGCTGTGGCGGAAATGGCAAACAAGATTGCATCCAAGCCGGCAATTTCCATCGCCTTTGGCAAGCAGTTATTCTACAAGCAATTGGAAGCGGCGAAAGAAGCGGCTTATGACATGGCAGCCGATACCATGACATGCAATATGTTGACAGAAGATGCACAGGCAGGCGTGGATGCCTTTATTGCCAAACAGCCCATGCCGGAATGGAAAGGGCGCTAAGATTATGATGGAACTGGCCTATGGTGATGAATATCTCACAACAATTCTTAAAGATGTGCAAGTCATCGCCATGGTCGGGGCTTCTGCCAAAGAAGAACGTCCGAGTTATTCTGTGATGCGCTATTTACAGGCACAGGGCTATCGCGTGGTGCCTGTCAACCCGGGGTTGGCCGGACAGGACATTCTGGGTGAAACGGTTTATGGCTCGCTGGCTGATATTCCGTTTGACTATCAGATGGTCGATATTTTCCGAAATGCTGAGGCGGCTGCAAAAATCAGCGAGGAAGCCGTTGCGTTAAAAGATGACAAGTCGATTGCAGTCATCTGGATGCAGCTTGGAATTTGCCATGAAGAAGCGGCGGAACGAGCAAGGGGGGCTGGGCTTAAGGTCGTGATGGACCGTTGCCCGAAAATTGAATATGGCCGTTTGTTGGGGCGTTCTTAGTTTTTTAAGGCTGCTTTAAATTTTCGATCTTTTTTAATGGCGGCTTCCCGGCTTTGTGCTTCGCTACGATTTAGGAAGCCACTTTCTGCATAGACCAGTTTCCACGGCCTGCGTGCACGGGTGTATTTGGCCCCGCCGGGACGTTGACCGTTATGTTCTTCAAGGCGGCGCTCAGGGGTGGTGTCGTAAGTCACCCCTGTATAAGCCTCATTTTTCTGATTGAGCAGAACATAGACAAACCAGCGTTTTTGTACGCTCATAGGCTTCGCAACAACCACGCGCGGATGCGTTCAGCCACCATTTTCCAGCGTTTGTCCAACATGACCGCGTGGGGGACACCGGGGATGATCTCCAGATCAGCCTCATGGAATTTAGCAGTTTCCTTAAAGGCGGAAACCGGGATCATAACATCGGCATCCCCACCGATGACGGCAATGGGAATGTCATCTTTGGCCCGTTTGCGCGGTACATCAAACAGGGCAACTTCATTGATAGCGCGCAGGGATTCTGGTTGGAACAAGCCGTGGGCTTCCGCCAGTGAGGCCGGGTGTGTATCATCAGACACCAGCAGGCGCTTAAGCATATGAAAACTCATGGCATCCGGGCCAAACATCATCACCTGATTAAGAGACCAATAAAGGTCTGGTGAACCCGTTACCATATGCATGATGGAACTCATCGCCCCACTTGGGGGGAGAGAGCTGAGCAACACAGCTCCGCGACAGTCATGTTTTTCAATGTATTTCTGGACAACCATGCCGCCAAGGGAATGACCGATCAGGATCGGTGGTTCGCCAATTTCATCAACAGCCTTGATCACATCATTGACGTAATCGCTCAGACCTAGCAGGTGTAATGTCCATTCATTGGCTTGTGGTCCGTGCCCGCTTAGGGAGACGGCGTAACAGTCATGGCCGTGATCTGCAAAAAACGGCATGAAACGATGACGCCAAATGGGGGCGGAACAAAAAGAGCCATGAATGAAGAGGAGAGGGGCTTTTTTTGGGGTGCGATCACTCGCTTCTAATTTTAGGAGTTCAAAGGCCATTTTTTTAATTTCTTATGTTTAGAGGTCGAAGCAAGGAAGACTTCATCTGTTGTAATCCGCTAAAGAATAAATTTTAGTAAATTAATCCGTATTTACTCCGGCTCATGACATATTCCGTATTCACATTTCTGTCAAAGTGTTGTACATCCCTGTGCGCAACTAAAAAGGGCTGTCAGATGGGCTTGAAAGAAGCAAAAGAGCAACATATTGAAGAGGTGCTTGTAAAGCATAAGGAATTTGCGAAAGATTATGCGCTGATTTCCACTTATGTTGGCATGTTTCCTTCTATTACCGTGCAAGATGACCTGTTGGTTTGTCTGCGTTCTTTGTATGAAATTCAGGTTGCCAATGATGTGGCTGATGTTGCCCCTAAATATGACAAGGCTGTCTTTCATTTGAACCTTGCCCGATTGCAGTGTTTGCGTGATTTCCTCGCATCATTTCTTGACCGTCTGAGCCTCTGCTCTCCTTGGGTGAAGGGTGATTTGTTGGAAGATACGACTGCGATGGAAATGGCAACTCTGATTGGTGATTTTAACAAAAGGGCGAATGCAATTTATAATGCATGGGAAGATGATGCTACACCTTTTGATGCAGAAAAATTATGCGATGCCTATCGGGAAATTGTTAAAAGATGCAGCCAGATTGAAAGCCATTATATGGAAAAATATGGCATCGGATTATGGGATGTTTTTGTGGAATATGACAAGCAAGAAGAAAACGAAGCATCGTAGAATAAGATTAAAAGAATGGTTTTAGTTGTGGACAAACGCCATTAGCATTTTATAATAGCTCTCCATGTTCACCGTTTTTAAGGCGATTCCATTGTAGGGGGCGACCCCTTAGCTCAGTTGGTTAGAGACAGGAATTTCTGGAAGCGGGTACATGGTATTTCTCGGGTGAGGGGGCGTAAATGCCAGACCGTAATGATGTTGAGACATCCAGAAGAATGACAAAAAAAACAGAATTCGAAGCACAAACAAGAAAACTGGCCAAAGCCGCGAAAAAAGAAGGCTATATTCCAGTTGATAAATCCATCGTTCGCGGAAATATTAAAATTCCGGGGGGCGAGGTGTGCAGTAAAAAGAAGACGGATCGCACGCTGAATGCGGCGACCACTGCTCTGGCTGTCCTCGGCCTTTCCGGGCAGCGCGCCAAGTCTGCCTGAATATCGGCGAAAAACCATGGAACCTTATCATTTTGATGCCATTGAGGAAATCCTCGTCGGTCATTACGCAAAATTAGACCAGGAACTTTGTGAGGTCTATTCTGTCGAAGAGGCTGATATTCAAGGTGTCGATAATGAATGTCGCAGCGCCTTGACCCATATTGCGCGTATCATGGATTTGAAGACCCCTGACGAGGTGAAAAAAGAACAGGTCCGTGCCGCAGGCCATCTGGAACGCGCCCGCCGTGATGCGTTGAAGCATAAGACATATTGGTGGGTCGACCTGATACAAAAACTGGTACGTCGGACAATGGAATCTGGGGTCATGATCCCCAAGCCCCATTTGAAAGAATTGGAAAAGTTGCGTAGAAAACATTTCATGATTTTGCGCAACGAAGTCCTGACAGCCAACAATAAAACAGATGATGAAATTGCGCTGGAGTATGAGGACTTATGTACGAAGCTCAGCAGCATCTATGAAAGATTAGACAGTTACGCAACACTGGCTGGTGTTTGCGATCCGGCTGAATCCTAAAAACGATCTTATCCACGTAATCCTCTTGCTTAAAAAAGGACTCTCAGGTAGGGTGCGCCCACCATTTTAGGGACTTTTTTAATAAAAGGATCGCAAGTACGATGACCTCGCACAAGGATATGGCGAACGCCATTCGTTTTCTCTCCGCTGATGCCGTTCAAAAAGCCAAATCCGGCCACCCCGGTATGCCCATGGGCATGGCAGATGTTGCCACTGTTTTGTTCTCCAAATATATGAATTTTGATCCCAAACAGCCAAAATGGGCGGATCGTGACCGCTTTGTGCTGTCGGCTGGTCATGGCTCCATGTTGATGTATTCCTACCTGTATCTGACAGGTTATGAAGACATGACCATTGAACAGGTGCGTAACTTCCGCCAAATGGGTGCGATTACGGCAGGTCATCCTGAATATGGTCACGCCACAGGGATTGAAACCACAACGGGCCCACTGGGCCAAGGCATTACAACTGCTGTCGGTATGGCAATTGCTGAAAAAATGCAAAATGCCCGTTTCGGTGACGATGTGGTTAATCACTATACATATGTCATTGCCGGTGATGGTTGCCTAATGGAAGGCATCTCCCATGAAGCGATCTCCACAGCAGGTCACATGGGGCTGAACAAGCTGATCGTTTTCTGGGATGATAACGAGATCACCATTGACGGTAAACTTGATGTTGCAGCCTCTGATGATCAGCTCAAACGTTTTGAAGCTTCTGGCTGGCACACACAAGCCATTGACGGTCATGACCCGGATGCCATTGCATTGGCGATTGATCATGCCAAGGAAAGCAACAAACCGTCTTTGATTGCTTGTAAAACTAAAATCGGTAAAGGCGCCCCGAGCCTTGAAGGCTCACATAAAACCCACGGTGCCCCACTGGGTGATGAAGAAATCGCCAACATGCGTGAGCAACTGGGGTGGGATGCTGCCCCGTTTGAAATTCCAGCTGATATTCTGGAGGCATGGCGCACGGCGGGTGGTCGTGGTGCAACTGCACGCGAAGCTTGGCAAGAGCGCTTTAA
This sequence is a window from Terasakiella sp. SH-1. Protein-coding genes within it:
- a CDS encoding alpha/beta hydrolase, yielding MAFELLKLEASDRTPKKAPLLFIHGSFCSAPIWRHRFMPFFADHGHDCYAVSLSGHGPQANEWTLHLLGLSDYVNDVIKAVDEIGEPPILIGHSLGGMVVQKYIEKHDCRGAVLLSSLPPSGAMSSIMHMVTGSPDLYWSLNQVMMFGPDAMSFHMLKRLLVSDDTHPASLAEAHGLFQPESLRAINEVALFDVPRKRAKDDIPIAVIGGDADVMIPVSAFKETAKFHEADLEIIPGVPHAVMLDKRWKMVAERIRAWLLRSL
- a CDS encoding CoA-binding protein, with the protein product MMELAYGDEYLTTILKDVQVIAMVGASAKEERPSYSVMRYLQAQGYRVVPVNPGLAGQDILGETVYGSLADIPFDYQMVDIFRNAEAAAKISEEAVALKDDKSIAVIWMQLGICHEEAAERARGAGLKVVMDRCPKIEYGRLLGRS
- a CDS encoding enoyl-CoA hydratase, whose translation is MTAMTEAQTEQLVTRCDENGVATLTLNRPKKFNALSMAVLEALLEELTRVGEDKSVRCVVLAGEGKAFCAGHDLKEMREETTRIAMQALFGKCSEVMMKITSIPQPVIARIHGIATAAGCQLVATCDLAIAVEEARFATSGINVGLFCSTPMVALTRNMPTKQAFEMLVTGDFIDAQTALQYGLINKVVPADQLDKAVAEMANKIASKPAISIAFGKQLFYKQLEAAKEAAYDMAADTMTCNMLTEDAQAGVDAFIAKQPMPEWKGR
- a CDS encoding PaaI family thioesterase — encoded protein: MAKITKTDFDHIIATELPWAKDIAMTTDVIGDGEATLRLPFNDNMLRPGGTVSGPTMMALADACMYAVVLSAIGKVKLAVTTNFNINFMHRPAPGDLMAEGRILKLGKRLCVMEVTLHSDGHDEPVAHATGTYSIPPREI
- a CDS encoding GIY-YIG nuclease family protein translates to MSVQKRWFVYVLLNQKNEAYTGVTYDTTPERRLEEHNGQRPGGAKYTRARRPWKLVYAESGFLNRSEAQSREAAIKKDRKFKAALKN